From one Streptomyces sp. NBC_01478 genomic stretch:
- the nudC gene encoding NAD(+) diphosphatase, with the protein MTTWTDHTADRPISLTAPSGIDRAAHHRLDEAWLAAAWSHPTTRCFVVSGGQVLIDETPDGKTELVMTPSFEAPLTEAHRYFLGTDDDGVSYFALQKDALPGRIDQSARAAGLREAGLLLSPRDVGLMVHAVALENWQRLHRFCSRCGERTVIAAAGHIRRCPACGAEHYPRTDPAVIMAVTDEEDRILLGRQVHWPEGRFSTLAGFVEPGESIEQSVRREVFEEAGITVGHVEYVASQPWPFPSSLMLGFMARATSTDINVDGDEIHEARWFSREELRAAFESEEVLPPYGISIAARLIELWYGKPLPTRTFV; encoded by the coding sequence GTGACCACCTGGACCGACCACACAGCCGACCGACCCATCTCGCTCACCGCCCCGAGCGGCATCGACCGAGCCGCCCACCACCGGCTCGACGAGGCCTGGCTCGCCGCGGCATGGAGCCACCCCACCACCCGCTGCTTCGTGGTCTCCGGCGGCCAGGTCCTCATCGACGAGACACCCGACGGCAAGACCGAACTCGTCATGACCCCGTCCTTCGAGGCCCCCCTCACCGAGGCGCACCGCTACTTCCTGGGCACCGACGACGACGGCGTCAGCTACTTCGCCCTCCAGAAGGACGCCCTCCCCGGCCGTATCGACCAGTCGGCGCGCGCCGCCGGCCTGCGCGAGGCCGGTCTGCTGCTGTCGCCCCGGGACGTGGGCCTGATGGTGCACGCGGTCGCCCTGGAGAACTGGCAGCGCCTGCACCGCTTCTGCTCCCGCTGCGGCGAACGCACGGTGATCGCCGCGGCCGGACACATCCGCCGCTGCCCGGCCTGCGGCGCCGAGCACTACCCGCGCACCGACCCCGCCGTGATCATGGCCGTCACCGACGAGGAGGATCGCATCCTGCTCGGCCGCCAGGTCCACTGGCCCGAGGGCCGCTTCTCGACGCTCGCCGGATTCGTGGAGCCCGGCGAGTCCATCGAGCAGTCGGTGCGCCGCGAGGTCTTCGAGGAGGCCGGCATCACCGTCGGCCACGTCGAGTACGTCGCCAGCCAGCCCTGGCCCTTCCCGTCCAGCCTCATGCTGGGCTTCATGGCCCGCGCCACCTCGACCGACATCAACGTCGACGGCGACGAGATCCACGAGGCCCGCTGGTTCTCCCGGGAGGAGTTGCGCGCGGCCTTCGAGTCCGAAGAGGTGCTGCCCCCGTACGGCATCTCGATCGCGGCCCGTCTGATCGAGCTCTGGTACGGCAAGCCGCTGCCGACGCGGACCTTCGTCTGA
- a CDS encoding class I SAM-dependent methyltransferase has protein sequence MTDPYWNHNVHYHPVVVDAVPDGCRAALDIGCGDGLLARKLANRAGSVTGVDRSPQMIRLARADVPENVTFMEADYLDGTSLDEGTYDFVSAVAVVHHTEFEHAVGRLVSLLAPGGRLVIVGLAYNRTFLDRVISGCGLPVSRFLARRHGGKLGPVGMPMEDSAMCWGEAREAVRRLLPGARFRRRLLWRYVAVWDKPVA, from the coding sequence ATGACCGATCCGTACTGGAACCACAACGTCCACTACCACCCCGTGGTGGTGGACGCCGTGCCCGACGGCTGCCGTGCGGCCCTCGACATCGGCTGCGGGGACGGCCTGCTCGCCCGCAAGCTGGCGAACAGGGCCGGATCGGTGACGGGCGTGGACCGCTCGCCGCAGATGATCCGGCTCGCCCGAGCCGACGTGCCGGAGAACGTCACCTTCATGGAGGCGGACTACCTCGACGGCACCTCACTCGACGAAGGCACGTACGACTTCGTCAGCGCGGTCGCCGTCGTCCACCACACGGAGTTCGAGCACGCTGTGGGACGGCTGGTGAGCCTGCTGGCCCCCGGCGGCCGACTGGTGATCGTCGGCCTGGCGTACAACCGGACGTTCCTGGACCGGGTGATCAGCGGCTGCGGGCTGCCCGTGAGCCGGTTCCTGGCGCGACGGCACGGCGGGAAGCTCGGACCCGTCGGCATGCCCATGGAGGACTCGGCCATGTGCTGGGGAGAGGCCCGCGAAGCCGTCCGGCGCCTGCTGCCCGGCGCCAGGTTCCGACGACGGCTCCTGTGGCGCTATGTGGCCGTGTGGGACAAGCCCGTCGCGTGA
- a CDS encoding mycoredoxin: MSGTVTMYSTTWCGYCRRLKSQMDREGIAYNEVNIELDPDSAAFVEKANGGNQTVPTLLFADGSTLTNPSLAQVKQKVGA, encoded by the coding sequence ATGTCGGGCACCGTGACGATGTACAGCACCACCTGGTGCGGTTACTGCCGTCGGCTGAAGAGCCAGATGGACCGCGAGGGCATCGCGTACAACGAGGTCAACATCGAGCTGGACCCGGATTCCGCGGCGTTCGTCGAGAAGGCGAATGGCGGGAATCAGACGGTGCCGACTCTGCTCTTCGCCGACGGTTCGACGCTCACGAACCCTTCGCTGGCCCAGGTCAAGCAGAAGGTCGGCGCCTGA
- a CDS encoding ATP-dependent DNA helicase UvrD2, whose protein sequence is MTAATHSSLFPQVPDSADAVLEGLDPEQREVATALRGPVCVLAGAGTGKTRAITHRIAYGVRAGVLQSSSVLAVTFTNRAAGEMRGRLRQLGATGVQARTFHSAALRQLQYFWPKAIGGSMPRLVDRKIQLVADAAAACRIRLDRGELRDVTAEIEWSKVTQTVPSDYAAAAAKAGRDVPRAPAEIAQLYATYEDVKRDRGVIDFEDVLLLTVAVLQDRHDIAEQVRSQYQHFVVDEYQDVSPLQQRLLELWLGDRDSLCVVGDASQTIYSFTGATPDHLLDFRTRHPGATVVKLVRDYRSTPQVVHLANGLLSQARGRAADHRLELISQRAAGPEPVYVEYTDEPAEAEGAARRIRDLMDAGVPASEIAILVRTNSQSETYEQALADAGVPYQLRGAERFFDRPEVRKAGIALRGAARFGGNDALLDDVIDLPSQVRAVLSGEGWTTEPPAGSGAVRERWESLAALVNLAQDFAAARPGATLADLVAELDERANAQHAPTVQGVTLASLHSAKGLEWDVVFLVGVAEGMMPITYAKTDEQIEEERRLLYVGVTRARERLYVSWALSRSPGGRPSRRPSRFLNGLRPGSTGGAGRPGTVAPGGIERGFTGAGPKPVPRRTQRTVARCRVCGRTLTEAGEMKLMRCEDCPSDMDEGLYERLREWREVQAQRSGQPAFCVFTDKTLMAIAETVPDDEGELARIPGVGVRKLNRYGADVLAICDGQEPAAGVAED, encoded by the coding sequence GTGACAGCAGCAACGCACTCCTCCCTCTTCCCGCAGGTACCGGACTCGGCCGACGCGGTGCTCGAAGGGCTCGACCCCGAGCAGCGCGAGGTGGCCACCGCCCTGCGCGGTCCGGTGTGCGTGCTGGCGGGCGCCGGTACGGGCAAGACACGGGCGATCACCCACCGCATCGCCTACGGAGTGCGCGCCGGGGTCCTGCAGTCCTCCAGCGTGCTGGCCGTCACCTTCACCAACCGCGCCGCGGGCGAGATGCGCGGCCGGCTGCGCCAGCTCGGCGCCACCGGAGTCCAGGCCCGTACGTTCCACTCGGCCGCGCTGCGCCAGCTCCAGTACTTCTGGCCGAAAGCGATCGGCGGCAGCATGCCCCGGCTCGTCGACCGCAAGATCCAGCTCGTCGCCGACGCGGCGGCCGCCTGCCGCATCCGCCTCGACCGCGGCGAACTGCGGGACGTCACCGCGGAGATCGAGTGGTCCAAGGTCACCCAGACCGTTCCCTCCGACTACGCGGCCGCGGCGGCCAAGGCGGGCCGTGACGTCCCCCGCGCCCCCGCCGAGATCGCCCAGCTCTACGCCACCTACGAGGACGTCAAGCGCGACCGCGGGGTCATCGACTTCGAGGACGTCCTGCTGCTCACCGTCGCCGTCCTCCAGGACCGGCACGACATCGCCGAACAGGTCCGCTCGCAGTACCAGCACTTCGTGGTCGACGAGTACCAGGACGTCAGCCCGCTCCAGCAGCGCCTCCTGGAGCTGTGGCTGGGCGACCGCGACAGCCTGTGCGTCGTCGGCGACGCCAGCCAGACGATCTACTCCTTCACCGGAGCGACGCCGGACCACCTGCTCGACTTCCGCACCCGCCACCCCGGCGCCACCGTCGTCAAGCTGGTCCGCGACTACCGCTCCACCCCGCAGGTCGTCCATCTCGCCAACGGCCTGCTCTCCCAGGCCCGCGGCCGTGCCGCCGACCACCGGCTGGAGCTGATCTCCCAGCGCGCCGCGGGCCCCGAGCCCGTCTACGTCGAGTACACCGACGAGCCCGCCGAGGCCGAGGGCGCGGCCCGCCGCATCCGCGACCTCATGGACGCGGGCGTCCCGGCGAGCGAGATCGCGATCCTGGTCCGCACGAACTCCCAGTCCGAGACCTACGAACAGGCCCTCGCCGACGCCGGAGTTCCCTACCAACTGCGCGGCGCCGAGCGGTTCTTCGACCGCCCCGAGGTCCGCAAGGCCGGCATCGCCCTGCGCGGAGCGGCCCGCTTCGGCGGCAACGACGCCCTCCTCGACGACGTCATCGACCTGCCTTCCCAGGTCCGTGCCGTCCTTTCCGGCGAGGGTTGGACCACCGAGCCCCCGGCCGGCTCCGGCGCCGTCAGAGAGCGCTGGGAGTCGCTGGCGGCCCTGGTGAACCTCGCCCAGGACTTCGCCGCGGCCAGACCCGGAGCCACCCTCGCCGACCTGGTCGCCGAACTCGACGAGCGGGCGAACGCCCAGCACGCCCCGACGGTCCAGGGCGTCACCCTCGCCTCCCTGCACTCGGCCAAGGGCCTGGAGTGGGACGTCGTCTTCCTGGTCGGCGTCGCCGAGGGCATGATGCCCATCACCTACGCGAAGACCGACGAACAGATCGAGGAGGAGCGCCGCCTCCTCTACGTCGGAGTCACCCGCGCCAGAGAGCGGCTGTACGTCTCCTGGGCCCTCTCCCGCTCACCCGGCGGCCGCCCCAGCCGCCGCCCCAGCCGTTTCCTGAACGGCCTGCGCCCCGGCTCGACCGGTGGCGCGGGCAGACCCGGCACGGTCGCTCCCGGCGGCATCGAGCGCGGCTTCACGGGCGCCGGCCCCAAACCCGTACCGCGCCGGACGCAACGCACCGTGGCGCGCTGCCGGGTCTGCGGCCGCACCCTCACCGAGGCCGGTGAGATGAAGCTGATGCGCTGCGAGGACTGTCCCTCGGACATGGACGAGGGTCTCTACGAGCGGTTGCGCGAGTGGCGGGAGGTCCAGGCGCAGCGCAGCGGTCAGCCCGCCTTCTGCGTCTTCACCGACAAGACGCTGATGGCGATCGCCGAGACCGTCCCCGACGACGAGGGCGAACTCGCGCGGATCCCCGGCGTCGGCGTCCGCAAGCTCAACCGCTACGGGGCCGATGTCCTGGCCATCTGCGACGGTCAGGAGCCTGCGGCGGGTGTCGCGGAGGACTGA
- a CDS encoding WhiB family transcriptional regulator gives MQLEAHAPSVPPSETIPPPGLTEDSTLTPLTTLTALDDAIENLGVPVPCRSYDPEVFFAESPADVEYAKSLCRTCPLIEACLAGAKERREPWGVWGGELFVQGVVVARKRPRGRPRKNPVTA, from the coding sequence GTGCAACTCGAAGCGCACGCCCCGTCCGTACCGCCTTCCGAAACGATCCCCCCGCCCGGCCTCACGGAGGACTCCACCTTGACTCCGCTCACTACGCTCACCGCGCTCGACGACGCCATCGAGAACCTGGGCGTGCCCGTCCCCTGCCGTTCCTACGACCCGGAGGTCTTCTTCGCCGAGTCGCCGGCCGATGTCGAGTACGCCAAGTCCCTCTGCCGCACCTGCCCGCTGATCGAGGCCTGCCTCGCCGGCGCGAAGGAGCGGCGTGAGCCCTGGGGCGTCTGGGGTGGCGAGCTCTTCGTCCAGGGTGTCGTCGTGGCCCGCAAGCGGCCGCGTGGCCGTCCGCGCAAGAACCCGGTCACGGCATGA
- a CDS encoding ABC1 kinase family protein: protein MSDLPRKAVTRTAKLAALPLGFAGRATWGLGKRIVGESAEIVGRELQQRTAEQLFKVLGELKGGAMKFGQALSVFESALPEEVAGPYRAALTKLQEAAPPMPTRTVHGVLEERLGADWRALFLEFEDKPSAAASIGQVHRAVWHDGREVAVKVQYPGAGEALLSDLTQLSRFARLLGPLIPGMDIKPLIAELRDRVSEELDYGLEAQAQRAHAEEFEGDPDVLVPAVVHQCDQVLVTEWIDGIPLSEVIADGTQEQRDRAGQLLARFLFSGPARTGLLHADPHPGNFRLLPADPDGKDDWRLGVLDFGTVDRLPGGLPTPIGDSLRMTLDGDAEAVYELLRAEGFVKDSIELDPDAVLDYLVPIIEPAQVDAFTFSRGWMRSQAARIADPRSPAHQLGKQLNLPPAYLLIHRVTLSTIGVLCQLGATVRLREELEEWLPGFVPEDPEEYEEYLDEEEPAAEA, encoded by the coding sequence ATGTCTGATCTTCCCCGCAAGGCGGTCACCCGCACCGCCAAGCTCGCCGCGCTCCCGCTCGGCTTCGCCGGGAGAGCGACGTGGGGGCTCGGGAAACGGATCGTGGGCGAGTCCGCGGAGATCGTCGGCCGCGAGCTGCAACAACGCACGGCGGAGCAACTGTTCAAGGTGCTCGGCGAGCTCAAGGGCGGTGCGATGAAGTTCGGGCAGGCACTGTCCGTCTTCGAGTCGGCGCTGCCCGAGGAGGTCGCCGGTCCCTATCGTGCCGCGCTGACCAAGCTCCAGGAGGCGGCGCCGCCGATGCCGACGCGCACCGTGCACGGTGTGCTGGAGGAGCGGCTCGGCGCGGACTGGCGCGCGTTGTTCCTGGAGTTCGAGGACAAGCCCTCGGCCGCCGCGTCGATCGGCCAGGTGCACCGGGCGGTGTGGCACGACGGCCGCGAGGTCGCGGTCAAGGTGCAGTACCCGGGCGCCGGCGAGGCTCTCCTGTCCGATCTGACCCAACTGAGCCGTTTCGCCCGCCTGTTGGGCCCCCTCATCCCCGGGATGGACATCAAGCCCCTCATCGCCGAGCTCCGCGACCGGGTCTCCGAGGAGCTGGACTACGGCCTGGAGGCGCAGGCCCAGCGGGCACACGCGGAGGAGTTCGAGGGCGACCCGGATGTCCTGGTGCCCGCCGTGGTCCACCAGTGCGACCAGGTCCTGGTCACGGAGTGGATCGACGGGATCCCGCTGTCGGAGGTGATCGCCGACGGCACCCAGGAGCAGCGCGACCGGGCAGGCCAGCTCCTGGCCCGCTTCCTCTTCTCCGGGCCGGCCCGCACCGGCCTGCTCCACGCGGATCCGCATCCGGGTAACTTCCGGCTGCTGCCCGCCGATCCGGACGGCAAGGACGACTGGCGTCTGGGCGTCCTGGACTTCGGCACGGTCGACCGTCTTCCCGGTGGCCTGCCGACACCCATCGGCGACTCCCTGCGCATGACGCTCGACGGCGACGCCGAGGCGGTCTACGAACTGCTGCGCGCGGAGGGCTTCGTCAAGGATTCGATAGAGCTGGACCCCGACGCCGTCCTCGACTACCTGGTGCCGATCATCGAGCCGGCCCAGGTCGACGCGTTCACCTTCAGCCGCGGCTGGATGCGCAGCCAGGCCGCCCGTATCGCCGACCCCCGCTCCCCCGCCCACCAGTTGGGCAAGCAGCTCAATCTGCCCCCGGCGTATCTCCTGATACATCGAGTGACATTGAGCACAATCGGCGTCCTGTGCCAGTTGGGCGCGACGGTGCGGCTGCGCGAGGAGCTGGAGGAGTGGCTGCCGGGGTTCGTTCCGGAGGACCCGGAGGAGTACGAGGAGTACCTGGACGAGGAGGAACCCGCCGCGGAGGCGTGA
- a CDS encoding TOMM precursor leader peptide-binding protein gives MHPMVKPALRRGWRDLHTVQFGMTPAHAMTLGPMDTATGSFLDLLNGTRGLPLLREEGHRMDLPEGHVDQLVEGLAHAGLLDDAKGGGPAADALRAKKDVLDRLRPDLASLSLLTGEPGESMGRLAARRELRVQVRGAGRVGAVLAALLSGAGVGEVDVRDGGHTEPWDIAPGGLPAEAVGERRDEAARRAVRRAAPDRPPRRTSHATAEESDPGFSLVVLAPRDDVAVHAPDPAAATGLIVSGTPHLYAGVVEGTGVVGPLVLPGETSCAGCLHHARTDRDPTWPRLVAQWRSGKQPQVRPCDLTLATTVAGLAAAHALAFLDGQSPSSAGARWEVSLPSLHWHARPVWAHSACPCGAAEKSAEKGAKKGKETHTSTDEDRHATMGGDRPSRDVRRKADSARPAGTWRAHV, from the coding sequence ATGCATCCGATGGTGAAGCCCGCGCTGCGGCGCGGCTGGCGCGATCTCCACACCGTGCAGTTCGGGATGACACCGGCGCACGCGATGACTTTGGGCCCGATGGACACGGCGACGGGCAGTTTCCTGGACCTGCTCAACGGCACACGCGGACTGCCTCTCCTGCGCGAGGAGGGCCACCGGATGGATCTGCCCGAGGGCCATGTCGACCAGTTGGTGGAGGGGCTGGCGCACGCGGGCCTGCTCGACGACGCGAAGGGCGGCGGGCCCGCCGCCGACGCCCTCCGCGCGAAGAAGGACGTCCTCGACCGGCTGCGCCCGGACCTCGCGTCGCTCTCCCTGCTCACCGGCGAGCCGGGCGAGTCGATGGGCCGTCTGGCGGCGCGGCGCGAGCTGCGCGTGCAGGTGAGGGGCGCGGGCCGGGTGGGCGCGGTGCTGGCCGCGCTGTTGTCGGGCGCGGGGGTCGGCGAGGTCGACGTGCGCGACGGCGGTCATACCGAGCCCTGGGACATCGCTCCGGGCGGGCTGCCCGCCGAGGCGGTCGGCGAGCGCAGGGACGAGGCGGCGCGGCGGGCGGTCCGTCGGGCGGCACCGGACCGCCCGCCGCGCCGGACCTCGCACGCCACGGCGGAGGAGAGCGACCCCGGTTTCTCCCTGGTGGTCCTCGCCCCGCGCGACGACGTCGCCGTGCACGCGCCCGACCCGGCCGCCGCCACCGGCCTGATCGTCTCGGGGACCCCTCATCTGTACGCCGGTGTCGTGGAGGGCACGGGAGTCGTGGGCCCGCTGGTCCTGCCCGGCGAGACGTCCTGCGCGGGCTGTCTGCACCACGCGCGCACCGACCGGGATCCGACCTGGCCCCGTCTGGTCGCGCAGTGGCGCTCCGGGAAGCAGCCGCAGGTGCGGCCCTGCGACCTGACGCTGGCCACGACCGTCGCCGGGCTGGCGGCCGCGCACGCGCTCGCCTTCCTGGACGGGCAGTCACCGTCCAGCGCGGGCGCGCGATGGGAGGTCTCGCTGCCCTCTCTGCACTGGCACGCGCGGCCGGTCTGGGCGCATTCCGCCTGCCCGTGCGGCGCCGCAGAGAAGAGCGCGGAGAAAGGTGCGAAGAAAGGTAAGGAGACACACACCTCTACGGACGAGGATCGACACGCGACAATGGGAGGGGACCGGCCGTCGAGGGACGTGCGCCGTAAGGCAGACTCGGCCCGGCCGGCCGGGACTTGGAGGGCGCATGTCTGA
- a CDS encoding M48 metallopeptidase family protein, producing MPADPLHSAGKPQRSTTRQPPSGSGASAIEVRRSARRRRTVSAYREGDRTVVLIPARMSEAEEKRWVTVMLDKLAAQESKRVLGDAELSERAERLSAQYFDGRARPTSVRWVTNQNTRWGSCTPSEGSIRLSHRLQGMPEYVVDYVLLHELAHLLVPGHGPRFWRLLEAYPRTERAKGYLEGVVAAERLPHPPGTRDE from the coding sequence GTGCCCGCCGACCCACTGCACAGCGCCGGAAAACCACAGCGCAGTACGACGAGACAGCCGCCAAGCGGCTCGGGGGCGAGCGCGATCGAGGTCCGCAGGAGTGCGCGTCGGCGCAGAACGGTCTCCGCGTACCGCGAGGGCGATCGCACCGTCGTGCTGATCCCCGCCCGGATGTCCGAGGCGGAGGAGAAGCGCTGGGTCACCGTCATGCTCGACAAACTGGCCGCCCAGGAAAGCAAACGCGTGCTCGGTGACGCGGAGCTGTCCGAGCGCGCCGAGCGACTGTCGGCCCAGTACTTCGACGGCCGTGCCCGGCCCACCTCGGTGCGCTGGGTCACCAACCAGAACACACGCTGGGGCTCCTGCACGCCCTCCGAGGGAAGCATCCGTCTCTCCCACCGGCTGCAGGGCATGCCCGAGTACGTCGTCGACTACGTGCTGCTGCACGAGCTGGCGCATCTCCTGGTACCCGGACACGGACCGCGTTTCTGGCGGCTCCTGGAGGCCTATCCGCGCACCGAGCGGGCCAAGGGATACCTCGAAGGCGTGGTCGCGGCCGAGCGGCTGCCCCATCCCCCCGGCACCCGCGACGAATGA
- a CDS encoding TerD family protein, with protein MAREFQRGHKAKISDLTAGTDLYVGVQITGPGLTFDISCFGLDAEERLSDDRYFVFFNQPKSPEESIQLLGAQAGDSESFRVTLDKIPPQIHKLSFTATLDGAGQMSQIAPGYVRIVAGGEEVARYSFNGSEFTTERAVMLGDFYLKDVWRFAAVGQGFDGGLDALLKNFGGEVAEEETPEPQQAQPVPPQSGAAPGFAPPAFGAPAAPAPAPAPQPVAQGYAPPPVPAPAPAPSVHAAPTIIAPMTPPGAGTVPPPGPVPAPYGQPQPPYGQQAPGQSPPPPPGYAQPQAPHAPGPPPGYGQPTPPPGYGQPPAPPGYGQQPPAFGQVPGQAAGYGVPQGAPQGAGVSAALEKFKETPTGQRWTQQNKKLVRVDLGIGGQPVLARQGSMVLYQGKVDFGYKGAGFAGRIVGNATGQEMQLMRCTGQGQVFLAENSTHLHPVELQGDAICVSAENVLAFDESLQYEVRRIEGHGIPGGALFTMQFQGTGTIVVKTHGSPVVLPVTPTTFADCNAVVAWSAAAQVIVSSQVRMRRNAYPGDTGESVNLQFRAAPGNFIVVQPYEV; from the coding sequence ATGGCCAGGGAATTCCAACGCGGCCACAAGGCCAAGATCAGTGACCTCACCGCGGGCACGGATCTGTACGTAGGTGTGCAGATCACCGGCCCCGGACTGACGTTCGACATTAGCTGCTTCGGACTCGACGCCGAGGAGCGGCTCTCGGACGACCGGTACTTCGTGTTCTTCAACCAGCCGAAGTCCCCCGAGGAGTCCATCCAGCTCCTGGGTGCCCAGGCGGGCGACTCGGAGTCCTTCCGGGTCACGCTCGACAAGATCCCGCCGCAGATCCACAAACTGTCGTTCACGGCGACGCTCGACGGCGCCGGGCAGATGTCGCAGATCGCCCCCGGGTACGTCCGTATCGTCGCGGGCGGCGAGGAGGTGGCCCGCTACTCGTTCAACGGTTCGGAGTTCACCACCGAGCGGGCCGTGATGCTGGGTGACTTCTACCTGAAGGACGTCTGGCGCTTCGCCGCCGTCGGTCAGGGCTTCGACGGTGGCCTCGACGCGCTGCTGAAGAACTTCGGCGGCGAGGTCGCCGAGGAGGAGACGCCCGAGCCGCAGCAGGCACAGCCCGTGCCGCCGCAGTCCGGCGCCGCCCCCGGCTTCGCCCCGCCCGCTTTCGGCGCCCCCGCGGCTCCGGCACCCGCCCCGGCTCCCCAGCCGGTCGCGCAGGGGTACGCACCTCCGCCGGTGCCGGCGCCGGCACCCGCGCCCTCCGTGCATGCCGCGCCGACCATCATCGCGCCCATGACCCCGCCCGGGGCGGGCACGGTGCCGCCCCCGGGTCCCGTGCCCGCGCCCTACGGCCAGCCGCAGCCGCCGTACGGACAGCAGGCCCCGGGCCAGAGCCCGCCTCCGCCGCCCGGTTACGCGCAGCCCCAGGCTCCGCACGCGCCGGGCCCGCCGCCCGGCTACGGGCAGCCGACCCCGCCCCCGGGCTACGGTCAGCCGCCCGCGCCTCCCGGCTACGGGCAGCAGCCGCCCGCGTTCGGGCAGGTCCCGGGGCAGGCGGCCGGCTACGGAGTGCCCCAGGGCGCTCCCCAGGGCGCCGGTGTGTCGGCCGCGCTGGAGAAGTTCAAGGAGACGCCCACCGGGCAGCGCTGGACGCAGCAGAACAAGAAGCTCGTCCGCGTCGACCTCGGCATCGGCGGCCAGCCCGTGCTGGCCCGTCAGGGCAGCATGGTGCTCTACCAGGGCAAGGTCGACTTCGGCTACAAGGGCGCCGGGTTCGCCGGGCGGATCGTCGGCAACGCGACCGGCCAGGAGATGCAGCTCATGCGCTGCACGGGCCAGGGCCAGGTGTTCCTCGCCGAGAACTCCACCCATCTGCACCCCGTCGAGCTCCAGGGGGACGCGATCTGCGTCTCCGCGGAGAACGTCCTCGCCTTCGACGAGAGCCTCCAGTACGAGGTCCGCCGTATCGAGGGACACGGCATCCCCGGGGGCGCGCTGTTCACGATGCAGTTCCAGGGGACCGGCACCATCGTCGTGAAGACCCACGGTTCGCCCGTGGTGCTGCCGGTCACGCCGACCACGTTCGCCGACTGCAACGCGGTCGTCGCCTGGTCCGCCGCCGCCCAGGTGATCGTCTCCAGCCAGGTCCGGATGCGCCGCAACGCGTACCCCGGAGACACCGGGGAGAGCGTCAACCTGCAGTTCCGGGCCGCCCCCGGCAACTTCATCGTCGTCCAGCCGTACGAGGTCTGA
- a CDS encoding AIM24 family protein gives MNQPLAGYAPAPVTARMENHGNNMLKVAMQTGSDLFARVGSMIAYEGFIQYEPNPPAVRQIARDWMTGEGAPLMKCSGDGLLYLADYGADVVVINLNGDGISVNATNLLAFDAHLTWGVERVKGLAKFAGQGLWNTKITGQGWVALTSRGKPIVVDCGGGEDETYVDPDALVAWSPNLKVKGKRSFKAQSLIGRGSGEAYQMAFSGQGIVVVQPSEDSTDRLRLRG, from the coding sequence ATGAACCAGCCGCTCGCGGGCTACGCCCCCGCACCCGTCACCGCCCGCATGGAGAACCACGGCAACAACATGCTGAAGGTCGCCATGCAGACCGGAAGCGACCTCTTCGCGCGCGTGGGCTCGATGATCGCCTACGAGGGCTTCATCCAGTACGAACCCAACCCGCCGGCCGTGCGCCAGATCGCGCGCGACTGGATGACCGGCGAGGGCGCGCCCCTGATGAAGTGCTCCGGCGACGGACTGCTCTACCTCGCCGACTACGGCGCCGACGTCGTCGTGATCAACCTCAACGGCGACGGGATCTCCGTCAACGCCACCAACCTGCTTGCCTTCGACGCCCACCTCACATGGGGTGTGGAGCGGGTCAAGGGGCTGGCGAAGTTCGCCGGTCAGGGCCTGTGGAACACCAAGATCACCGGCCAGGGCTGGGTCGCGCTGACCTCCCGGGGCAAGCCGATCGTCGTCGACTGCGGCGGGGGCGAGGACGAGACCTACGTCGACCCGGACGCGCTCGTCGCCTGGTCCCCGAACCTCAAGGTGAAGGGCAAGCGGAGCTTCAAGGCGCAGTCGCTGATCGGCCGCGGCAGCGGCGAGGCCTACCAGATGGCCTTCTCCGGGCAGGGCATCGTCGTCGTCCAGCCCAGCGAGGACAGCACCGACCGACTCCGGCTCCGGGGCTGA
- a CDS encoding AIM24 family protein, with protein sequence MQSPLFAFNDSQSQDRYSLQNKQMLRVVLEGHDDILARKGTMVAYQGLVEFDAEYQSNQQGRARAYTGEGLNLMRCHGQGTVFLANLAQHIHVVDVEQDGLTVDSSYVLAMDSSLHHEVIAVDSLYGISGSGKYQLNITGRGKVALMTSGAPLMMQVTPDKYVNCDADAIVAWSTGLRVQMQAQTHSSGVWRRRGNTGEGWELSFMGSGYALVQPSELLPPQNAAIGQGVAAQFGMGQHGAHAQNQGNAWS encoded by the coding sequence ATGCAGAGCCCGCTTTTCGCGTTCAACGACTCGCAGTCCCAGGACCGCTACAGCCTCCAGAACAAGCAGATGCTGCGCGTCGTCCTGGAGGGCCACGACGACATCCTCGCCCGCAAGGGCACGATGGTCGCCTACCAGGGGCTCGTCGAGTTCGACGCCGAGTACCAGAGCAACCAGCAGGGACGCGCGCGTGCCTACACCGGCGAGGGCCTCAACCTGATGCGCTGCCACGGGCAGGGCACGGTCTTCCTCGCCAACCTCGCCCAGCACATCCACGTAGTGGATGTGGAACAGGACGGCCTCACCGTCGACAGCAGCTACGTCCTCGCGATGGACTCCTCGTTGCACCACGAGGTCATCGCCGTGGACAGCCTGTACGGCATCTCCGGCTCCGGGAAGTACCAGCTCAACATCACCGGCCGCGGCAAGGTCGCCCTGATGACCTCGGGCGCGCCCCTGATGATGCAGGTCACGCCCGACAAGTACGTCAACTGCGACGCCGACGCGATCGTCGCCTGGTCCACCGGCCTGCGCGTCCAGATGCAGGCCCAGACGCACTCCTCCGGCGTGTGGCGGCGCCGCGGCAACACCGGCGAGGGCTGGGAGCTGAGCTTCATGGGCAGCGGCTACGCGCTCGTCCAGCCCAGCGAACTCCTGCCGCCGCAGAACGCGGCGATCGGCCAGGGCGTCGCCGCCCAGTTCGGCATGGGCCAGCACGGCGCACACGCCCAGAACCAGGGCAACGCCTGGAGCTGA